Proteins co-encoded in one Medicago truncatula cultivar Jemalong A17 chromosome 8, MtrunA17r5.0-ANR, whole genome shotgun sequence genomic window:
- the LOC25501561 gene encoding cadmium-induced protein AS8 isoform X2, whose product MIIKGLFRRYKKWNPVHPTYGAFYGMGFGVGCGVGWGPGFGPEVVGYVGAGCGVGFNVGITLVGFGIGLPANVIFAAPYNALLATKSSALKLARSCGHLSGTQASGDVWIRNVPSVSDFQREAGEKFSCFRQKYLSINVTDFFDMKNSLPLVTTSACKSIQSFHSQLFSPRKGKD is encoded by the exons ATGATTATAAAAGGATTGTTTAGAAGATATAAAAAATGGAACCCTGTTCATCCAACTTATGGAGCATTTTATGGAATGGGTTTCGGCGTTGGTTGTGGTGTTGGATGGGGTCCTGGATTTGGTCCTGAAGTTGTTGGTTATGTTGGAGCTGGTTGCGGTGTTGGATTCAATGTTGGTATCACTCTTGTTGGTTTTGGAATTGGTCTTCCTGCTAATGTCATCTTTGCAGCTCCTTATAATG CTCTTTTGGCAACGAAAAGCTCTGCATTGAAGTTAGCGCGTTCTTGTGGTCATCTTTCTGGTACCCAAGCCTCAGGGGATGTTTGGATTAGAAACGTACCTTCCGTGTCTGACTTTCAAAGAGAAGCTGGTGAAAAATTCTCTTGTTTTCGGCAAAAGTATTTATCAATTAACGTAACTGATTTCTTTGACATGAAGAACAGCTTGCCTTTGGTTACTACTTCTGCCTGTAAAAGTATACAATCATTTCATAGCCAGCTGTTCAGCCCTCGTAAAG GAAAAGATTGA
- the LOC25501561 gene encoding cadmium-induced protein AS8 isoform X1, which translates to MIIKGLFRRYKKWNPVHPTYGAFYGMGFGVGCGVGWGPGFGPEVVGYVGAGCGVGFNVGITLVGFGIGLPANVIFAAPYNALLATKSSALKLARSCGHLSGTQASGDVWIRNVPSVSDFQREAGEKFSCFRQKYLSINVTDFFDMKNSLPLVTTSACKSIQSFHSQLFSPRKGSREWLVLLWIRRRQSYLSFLLEADPQLESVT; encoded by the exons ATGATTATAAAAGGATTGTTTAGAAGATATAAAAAATGGAACCCTGTTCATCCAACTTATGGAGCATTTTATGGAATGGGTTTCGGCGTTGGTTGTGGTGTTGGATGGGGTCCTGGATTTGGTCCTGAAGTTGTTGGTTATGTTGGAGCTGGTTGCGGTGTTGGATTCAATGTTGGTATCACTCTTGTTGGTTTTGGAATTGGTCTTCCTGCTAATGTCATCTTTGCAGCTCCTTATAATG CTCTTTTGGCAACGAAAAGCTCTGCATTGAAGTTAGCGCGTTCTTGTGGTCATCTTTCTGGTACCCAAGCCTCAGGGGATGTTTGGATTAGAAACGTACCTTCCGTGTCTGACTTTCAAAGAGAAGCTGGTGAAAAATTCTCTTGTTTTCGGCAAAAGTATTTATCAATTAACGTAACTGATTTCTTTGACATGAAGAACAGCTTGCCTTTGGTTACTACTTCTGCCTGTAAAAGTATACAATCATTTCATAGCCAGCTGTTCAGCCCTCGTAAAG GATCTAGGGAATGGTTGGTCTTACTGTGGATCCGTCGTAGGCAGTCCTACCTTTCATTTCTGCTAGAGGCTGATCCGCAACTTGAATCTGTGACCTAA